One region of Triticum aestivum cultivar Chinese Spring chromosome 6B, IWGSC CS RefSeq v2.1, whole genome shotgun sequence genomic DNA includes:
- the LOC123134257 gene encoding two-component response regulator ORR11 — protein MSSVAGGVVGRTAVFSAAGGGAPLHVLAVDDSSVDRAVISGILRSSRFRVTAVDSGKRALELLGSEPNVSMIITDYWMPEMTGYELLKKVKESSTLKQIPVVIMSSENVPTRISRCLEEGAEDFLMKPVRPSDVSRVFNRVLP, from the exons ATGTCGAGCGTCGCCGGAGGCGTGGTTGGGAGGACGGCCGTGTtttcggcggccggcggcggcgcaccTCTTCACGTTCTCGCGGTGGACGATAGCTCCGTCGACCGCGCCGTCATCTCCGGCATCCTTCGCAGCTCTCGGTTCCGTG TGACGGCCGTGGATAGCGGGAAGAGGGCCCTGGAGCTGCTAGGATCG GAGCCCAATGTGAGCATGATAATTACGGATTACTGGATGCCGGAGATGACGGGATACGAGCTCCTAAAGAAGGTCAAG GAGTCATCCACGCTGAAGCAGATCCCCGTGGTGATCATGTCCTCGGAGAACGTGCCGACAAGGATCAGCAG ATGCTTGGAGGAAGGCGCAGAGGATTTCCTGATGAAGCCCGTCCGGCCGTCCGACGTGTCGCGGGTGTTCAACCGGGTGCTCCCATGA